The proteins below come from a single Streptomyces spongiicola genomic window:
- a CDS encoding amidohydrolase family protein translates to MENFPKIISVDDHTVEPPGVWRDRLPSRYRDSGPRVVRAPLREMTFLGGRFAPVMGAPGDEGPVGDWWVYGDLHRPLTRLDTAVGYDRDEIRLEVITYERMRPGSYSVADRLADMDVNHVQSALCFPTFPRFCGQTFTEAKDRDLGLLCVRAYNDWMVEEWCGPEARGRLIPLTLIPLWDAELAAAEVRRNAARGVRAVAFSEIPPHLGLPSVHTGEWDPFLAACDETGTVVAMHIGSSSRMPSTSADAPPAVGSTITFANCCFSMVDWLMSGKFESFPNLRVMYAEGQIGWIPYILERADVVWEENRGWGGVADKVRRPPSELFAGHVHGCFFDDAFGLRNLDAIGVGNVLYETDYPHSDSTWPRSREVGEAQMGHLPADVVERIVRGNAIELLGLTEDGLWAGP, encoded by the coding sequence ATGGAGAACTTCCCGAAGATCATCTCGGTGGACGACCACACGGTGGAGCCCCCGGGCGTCTGGCGGGACCGGCTCCCGTCGAGGTACCGGGACAGCGGGCCCCGTGTCGTCCGCGCGCCGCTGAGGGAAATGACGTTCCTCGGCGGCAGGTTCGCCCCCGTCATGGGCGCGCCGGGCGACGAGGGCCCGGTCGGGGACTGGTGGGTGTACGGGGACCTGCACCGCCCGCTGACCCGGCTCGACACCGCCGTCGGCTACGACCGCGACGAGATCAGGCTGGAGGTCATCACCTACGAGCGGATGCGGCCCGGCTCGTACAGCGTGGCGGACAGGCTGGCGGACATGGACGTCAACCACGTCCAGTCCGCCCTGTGCTTCCCCACCTTCCCGCGCTTCTGCGGCCAGACGTTCACCGAGGCGAAGGACCGCGATCTCGGGTTGCTCTGCGTACGCGCCTACAACGACTGGATGGTGGAGGAGTGGTGCGGGCCGGAGGCCCGGGGCCGGCTGATCCCGCTCACCCTGATCCCGCTGTGGGACGCGGAACTCGCGGCCGCCGAGGTGCGGCGGAACGCGGCCCGCGGGGTCCGGGCGGTGGCGTTCTCGGAGATACCCCCGCACCTCGGCCTGCCGTCCGTCCACACCGGCGAGTGGGACCCGTTCCTCGCGGCGTGCGACGAGACCGGGACGGTCGTGGCGATGCACATCGGCTCCTCCTCCAGGATGCCGTCGACGTCCGCCGACGCCCCGCCGGCCGTCGGCTCCACCATCACCTTCGCCAACTGCTGCTTCTCGATGGTCGACTGGCTGATGAGCGGCAAGTTCGAGAGCTTTCCCAATCTCCGGGTGATGTACGCCGAGGGCCAGATCGGCTGGATCCCCTACATCCTGGAGCGCGCGGACGTGGTGTGGGAGGAGAACCGCGGCTGGGGCGGCGTGGCGGACAAGGTGCGGCGGCCGCCGTCGGAACTCTTCGCCGGACACGTCCACGGCTGCTTCTTCGACGACGCCTTCGGCCTGCGGAACCTGGACGCCATCGGGGTCGGGAACGTCCTGTACGAGACGGACTACCCGCACTCCGACTCCACCTGGCCCAGGTCCCGAGAGGTGGGCGAGGCGCAGATGGGGCACCTGCCCGCCGACGTGGTGGAGCGGATCGTACGCGGGAACGCGATCGAGCTGCTGGGGCTGACGGAGGACGGGCTCTGGGCCGGGCCGTGA
- a CDS encoding LLM class flavin-dependent oxidoreductase, with the protein MEFGLFVQGYVGRRAETDPLAEHRALMEETEYVIQADKSGFKYAWASEHHFLEEYSHLSASDVFLGYLAHATERIHLGAGIFNPLAQVNHPVKVAEKVAMLDHLSQGRHEFGSGRGAGSHEILGFLPGITDMNHTKEIWEETIAEFPKMWLQDEYQGFQGKHWSLPPRKVLPKPYGKSHPPMWYAAGSPPSYAMAARKGLGVLGFSVQKVSDMEWVLEQYKTAIREADPVGDYVNDNVMVTSTAVCAPTHAEAVRTAAAGGLHYLQSLVFRYHDTFPRPEGFPVWPETLPEYDEELIELLIQEELLICGDPDEVLAQCKRWEQAGADQLSFGLPIGISREDTLRTIRLVGEHVIPKIDTDPVHRTTRFREAA; encoded by the coding sequence GTGGAATTCGGGCTCTTTGTTCAGGGTTACGTCGGCAGGCGCGCCGAGACCGACCCGCTGGCCGAGCACAGGGCGCTCATGGAGGAGACCGAGTACGTCATCCAGGCCGACAAGTCGGGCTTCAAGTACGCCTGGGCCTCCGAGCACCACTTCCTGGAGGAGTACTCGCACCTCTCCGCCAGCGACGTCTTCCTCGGCTACCTGGCCCACGCCACCGAGCGGATCCATCTCGGCGCGGGCATCTTCAACCCGCTGGCGCAGGTCAACCACCCCGTCAAGGTCGCCGAGAAGGTCGCCATGCTCGACCACCTCAGCCAGGGCCGCCACGAGTTCGGCTCCGGGCGCGGCGCCGGCTCGCACGAGATCCTCGGCTTCCTCCCGGGCATCACCGACATGAACCACACCAAGGAGATATGGGAGGAGACCATCGCCGAGTTCCCCAAGATGTGGCTCCAGGACGAGTACCAGGGCTTCCAGGGGAAGCACTGGTCCCTGCCCCCGCGCAAGGTCCTGCCCAAGCCCTACGGGAAGTCCCATCCGCCCATGTGGTACGCGGCCGGATCCCCGCCCTCCTACGCCATGGCGGCCCGCAAGGGACTCGGCGTGCTGGGCTTCAGCGTCCAGAAGGTCTCCGACATGGAGTGGGTGCTGGAGCAGTACAAGACCGCGATCCGCGAGGCCGACCCCGTCGGCGACTACGTCAACGACAACGTGATGGTGACGTCCACCGCCGTCTGCGCCCCCACCCACGCGGAGGCGGTGCGCACCGCGGCGGCCGGCGGTCTGCACTACCTGCAGTCACTGGTCTTCCGCTACCACGACACCTTCCCGCGGCCCGAGGGCTTCCCGGTCTGGCCCGAGACCCTGCCGGAGTACGACGAGGAACTCATCGAACTCCTCATCCAGGAGGAACTGCTGATCTGCGGGGACCCCGACGAGGTGCTGGCGCAGTGCAAGCGGTGGGAGCAGGCGGGCGCGGACCAGCTGTCGTTCGGCCTGCCGATCGGGATCTCCAGGGAGGACACCCTCCGAACGATCCGGCTGGTCGGCGAACACGTCATCCCCAAGATCGACACGGATCCGGTGCACCGCACGACGCGTTTCCGCGAGGCCGCGTGA
- a CDS encoding AfsR/SARP family transcriptional regulator gives MHHEDEPSAQPHTPGPRTWDPADGDGHLRFSVLGPVRAWHRGEALPPGSPQQRALLAALLLREGRTATSAELIDAIWGEDPPSQALAAVRTYASRLRKILEPGILVTESGGYAVRVPAEALDLRVARELAAEADKARAGGDRHQARTLVGSSLGLWDGEPLASVPGPYAETQRARLGEWRLQLLETRLELDLELGHHAEAVSELTALTAAHPLRERLRELLMLALYRSGRQAEALAVYADTRRLLADELGVDPRPELSTLQQRILRADTELARPAEQSAPTAPQPARPAQLPATVPDFTGRASFVRELGHRLASADGTVMAVSALAGIGGVGKTTLAVHVAHEAKPHFPDGQLYIDLQGAGARSAEPETVLGAFLRALGTADTAVPDTLDERAALFRSLLDGRRILVLLDNARDAAQIRPLLPGTAGCAALVTSRVRMVDLAGAHLVDLDVMSPDEALQLFTRIVGDERVTAERKAALDVVAACGFLPLAIRIAASRLSARRTWTVSVLAAKLADERRRLDELQAGDLAVKATFELGYGQLEPAQARAFRLLGLADGPDISLTAAAAALGLPEHDTEDLLEALVDTSLLESAAPGRYRFHDLVRLYARACAERDEQPPAEREAALSRLLDFYLATTARVFALERPGDRLVDHLAPTAYGGLAFTDRHEAVDWLYREANSLLACARQSFVGTRLRRAVDLLWAAKDLAESGANSRQYESAALAARDAARAAGDSLAEGRARTTLTSVHLVAGRYDEADDEAVAARALALSANDSTPVHWADNDRGIIAGIRNRHEEAEEHLLHAVGGWQADGNLPGAASALCNLSRVHLLMGRTDSAIDLARQGIEIYDRMGLTVRLANGRYALGMALTEAGRHPEALQQLNEALRMFGQDRQRLWEGTTHFRIAQAHLKAQRAASAAQHAEQAIATGCIGGERMRGNVLTLLGRALDALGQSGRAQACWREALALYEELGAVEADTVRELLSPLAAA, from the coding sequence ATGCACCACGAGGACGAACCCTCCGCACAGCCACACACTCCGGGGCCGCGGACCTGGGACCCGGCGGACGGCGACGGGCACCTCCGCTTCAGCGTGCTCGGCCCCGTCCGCGCCTGGCACCGCGGCGAGGCCCTGCCCCCCGGCTCGCCCCAGCAGCGCGCCCTCCTCGCCGCCCTCCTCCTCCGCGAGGGCCGCACCGCCACCTCCGCCGAACTCATCGACGCCATCTGGGGCGAGGACCCGCCCTCGCAGGCCCTCGCCGCCGTACGGACCTACGCCTCCCGTCTGCGCAAGATCCTCGAACCCGGCATCCTGGTCACCGAGTCCGGCGGCTACGCCGTACGCGTCCCCGCCGAAGCCCTCGACCTCCGGGTCGCCCGGGAACTCGCCGCCGAGGCCGACAAGGCGCGCGCCGGCGGCGACCGGCACCAGGCCCGCACCCTCGTCGGCAGCTCCCTCGGCCTCTGGGACGGCGAACCCCTCGCCTCCGTCCCCGGCCCCTACGCCGAGACCCAGCGCGCCCGACTCGGGGAATGGCGCCTCCAGCTCCTCGAGACCCGCCTCGAACTCGACCTCGAACTCGGCCACCACGCCGAGGCCGTCTCCGAACTGACCGCCCTCACCGCCGCGCACCCCCTGCGCGAGCGCCTGCGCGAACTCCTCATGCTCGCCCTCTACCGCAGCGGCCGCCAGGCCGAGGCACTCGCCGTCTACGCCGACACCCGAAGACTCCTGGCCGACGAACTCGGCGTCGACCCCCGCCCCGAACTGTCCACCCTCCAACAGCGCATCCTCCGCGCCGACACCGAACTCGCCCGCCCCGCCGAACAGAGCGCACCCACGGCGCCCCAGCCGGCCCGGCCGGCCCAGCTCCCCGCCACCGTCCCCGACTTCACCGGCCGTGCCTCCTTCGTCCGCGAACTCGGCCACCGCCTCGCCTCCGCCGACGGCACCGTCATGGCCGTCTCCGCCCTCGCCGGCATCGGCGGCGTCGGCAAGACCACCCTCGCCGTCCACGTCGCGCACGAGGCCAAGCCCCACTTCCCCGACGGCCAGCTCTACATCGACCTCCAGGGCGCCGGCGCCCGCTCCGCCGAACCCGAGACCGTCCTCGGCGCCTTCCTCCGCGCCCTCGGCACCGCCGACACCGCCGTCCCCGACACCCTCGACGAACGCGCCGCCCTCTTCCGCTCCCTCCTCGACGGCCGCCGCATCCTCGTCCTCCTCGACAACGCCCGCGACGCCGCCCAGATCCGGCCCCTGCTGCCCGGAACCGCCGGCTGCGCCGCCCTCGTCACCAGCCGCGTCCGCATGGTCGACCTCGCCGGGGCCCACCTCGTCGACCTCGACGTCATGTCACCCGACGAGGCACTCCAGCTCTTCACCCGCATCGTCGGCGACGAACGCGTCACCGCCGAGCGCAAAGCCGCCCTCGACGTCGTCGCCGCCTGCGGCTTCCTTCCCCTCGCCATCCGCATCGCCGCCTCCCGCCTCTCCGCACGCCGCACCTGGACCGTCTCCGTACTCGCCGCCAAACTCGCCGACGAACGCCGGCGCCTCGACGAACTCCAGGCCGGCGACCTCGCCGTCAAGGCCACCTTCGAACTCGGCTACGGCCAGCTCGAGCCCGCACAGGCCCGCGCCTTCCGCCTACTCGGCCTGGCCGACGGCCCCGACATCTCCCTCACCGCGGCCGCGGCAGCACTCGGCCTCCCCGAACACGACACCGAGGACCTCCTCGAAGCCCTCGTCGACACCTCACTCCTCGAGTCCGCCGCCCCCGGCCGCTACCGCTTCCACGACCTCGTCCGCCTCTACGCGCGTGCCTGCGCCGAACGCGACGAACAGCCCCCGGCGGAACGCGAGGCCGCGCTCTCCCGGCTGCTGGACTTCTACCTCGCCACCACCGCCCGCGTCTTCGCCCTCGAACGGCCCGGCGACCGCCTCGTCGACCACCTCGCCCCCACCGCCTACGGGGGGCTGGCCTTCACCGACCGGCACGAGGCCGTCGACTGGCTCTACCGCGAAGCCAACAGCCTGCTCGCATGCGCCCGCCAGTCCTTCGTCGGCACCCGGCTGCGCCGGGCCGTGGACCTGCTGTGGGCGGCCAAGGACCTCGCCGAGTCCGGCGCCAACAGCAGGCAGTACGAATCCGCGGCCCTCGCCGCCCGCGACGCCGCCCGCGCGGCGGGCGACTCCCTCGCGGAAGGGCGCGCCAGGACGACCCTGACCAGCGTCCACCTCGTGGCGGGACGCTACGACGAGGCCGACGACGAAGCGGTCGCCGCACGTGCGCTCGCGCTGTCGGCGAACGACAGCACACCCGTGCACTGGGCCGACAACGACCGCGGCATCATCGCCGGCATCCGCAACCGGCACGAGGAGGCCGAGGAGCACCTGCTCCACGCCGTCGGAGGCTGGCAGGCCGACGGGAACCTCCCCGGTGCCGCCAGTGCCCTGTGCAACCTCTCCCGCGTGCATCTGCTCATGGGCCGTACCGACAGTGCCATAGACCTGGCCCGGCAGGGCATCGAGATCTACGACCGCATGGGGCTCACCGTCCGGCTCGCCAACGGCAGATACGCCCTCGGGATGGCCCTGACGGAGGCCGGTCGGCACCCCGAGGCACTACAGCAGCTCAACGAGGCACTGCGGATGTTCGGCCAGGACAGGCAGCGCCTGTGGGAGGGCACGACCCACTTCCGCATCGCCCAGGCCCATCTCAAGGCCCAGCGGGCCGCCTCCGCCGCACAGCACGCCGAACAGGCCATCGCCACGGGCTGCATCGGTGGCGAGAGGATGCGAGGCAATGTGCTGACCCTGCTGGGCAGGGCACTCGACGCCCTCGGCCAGAGCGGCCGCGCCCAGGCGTGCTGGCGCGAAGCACTGGCGCTCTACGAGGAACTGGGCGCCGTGGAAGCGGACACGGTGAGAGAACTCCTCAGCCCGCTCGCCGCTGCCTGA
- a CDS encoding LLM class F420-dependent oxidoreductase translates to MVVYGMQLPVQSQSTVFAECWEAAAGPDDLVAIARTADRAGFAYIAVCDHVAIPQRLAGAMSTVWYDPVATLSFLAAATERVRLLSHVAVVGLRHPLVTAKQYATLDHLSGGRLVLGVGAGHVREEFEAVGADFEGRGALLDETIDALRAALGPEEFPSFAGKRFAFEGLGQRPRPAQARVPVWVGGSSPAAVRRAALKGDGWLPQGDPRDRLPRQIARLRTLREKAGVGDPLVVGAITEPLYVGRAGWDTGRRTLTGEPEVLAESLREYGAMGVDQIQVRFRSRSRGELTDQMAAFAAEVAPRLGR, encoded by the coding sequence ATGGTGGTGTACGGGATGCAGCTCCCGGTTCAGTCGCAGAGCACCGTCTTCGCCGAGTGCTGGGAGGCGGCCGCGGGCCCGGACGACCTGGTCGCGATCGCCCGCACCGCCGACCGGGCCGGCTTCGCCTACATCGCCGTCTGCGACCATGTCGCGATCCCGCAGCGCCTCGCCGGGGCGATGTCGACCGTCTGGTACGACCCCGTCGCCACGCTGTCCTTCCTGGCCGCGGCGACCGAGCGGGTGCGGCTGCTCAGCCATGTCGCCGTCGTCGGGCTGCGCCATCCGCTGGTCACCGCCAAGCAGTACGCGACCCTCGACCACCTGTCCGGTGGGCGGCTGGTCCTCGGGGTCGGCGCAGGGCATGTGCGCGAGGAGTTCGAGGCGGTCGGCGCCGACTTCGAGGGGCGCGGCGCCCTGCTCGACGAGACGATCGACGCGCTCAGGGCGGCGCTCGGACCGGAGGAGTTCCCGAGTTTCGCCGGGAAGCGGTTCGCCTTCGAGGGGCTCGGGCAGAGACCGCGGCCCGCCCAGGCCCGGGTACCGGTGTGGGTCGGCGGCTCCTCGCCTGCCGCCGTGCGCCGGGCCGCCCTGAAGGGGGACGGCTGGCTCCCGCAGGGCGATCCACGCGACCGTCTGCCACGGCAGATCGCCCGGTTGCGGACGCTGCGCGAGAAGGCCGGCGTCGGGGACCCCCTCGTGGTGGGCGCGATCACCGAGCCCCTGTACGTCGGCCGCGCCGGCTGGGACACCGGCCGGCGCACGCTGACCGGCGAGCCCGAGGTGCTCGCCGAGTCGCTGCGCGAGTACGGCGCCATGGGGGTGGACCAGATCCAGGTGCGGTTCCGCAGCCGTAGCCGCGGTGAACTCACCGACCAGATGGCGGCCTTCGCAGCGGAGGTGGCTCCGCGACTCGGACGTTAG
- a CDS encoding SDR family NAD(P)-dependent oxidoreductase, giving the protein MGKLDGRVVIVTGAARGQGEAAARLFAAEGARVVLADVLDDRGEAVAEEIGGLYVHLDVGDEDGWAAAVASARGAFGRVDGLVNNAGILRFNELVSTPLEEFQQIVRVNQTGVFLGIRTVAPEMAAAGGGTIVNTASYTALTGMSHVGAYAATKHAILGLTRVAAIELAAKRIRVNAVCPGAVDTPMSNPDGAEPEALDGLYRRLVPLGRAGRPEEVARLTLFLSCDDSSYITGQPFVVDGGWLAGVNVI; this is encoded by the coding sequence ATGGGGAAGCTGGACGGGCGCGTCGTCATCGTCACCGGTGCGGCCCGGGGGCAGGGGGAGGCGGCGGCGCGGCTCTTCGCCGCGGAGGGTGCCCGGGTCGTCCTCGCGGACGTCCTCGACGACCGCGGCGAGGCGGTCGCCGAGGAGATCGGGGGCCTGTACGTCCATCTCGACGTCGGCGACGAGGACGGGTGGGCCGCCGCCGTCGCGTCCGCCCGGGGCGCCTTCGGCCGTGTCGACGGTCTGGTCAACAACGCGGGCATCCTGCGCTTCAACGAACTGGTCAGCACCCCGTTGGAGGAGTTCCAGCAGATCGTCAGGGTCAACCAGACCGGCGTCTTCCTGGGGATCAGGACCGTCGCGCCCGAGATGGCGGCCGCCGGCGGCGGCACGATCGTCAACACCGCCTCGTACACGGCGCTCACGGGTATGTCGCACGTGGGCGCGTACGCCGCGACCAAGCACGCGATCCTCGGCCTGACGAGGGTGGCCGCCATCGAGCTCGCGGCGAAGCGGATCCGGGTCAACGCGGTGTGCCCGGGCGCGGTGGACACCCCGATGAGCAACCCGGACGGCGCGGAGCCGGAGGCGCTGGACGGCCTGTACCGGCGGCTGGTGCCGCTCGGGCGGGCCGGGCGCCCGGAGGAGGTGGCGCGGCTGACGCTCTTCCTGTCCTGTGACGACTCCTCGTACATCACCGGCCAGCCCTTCGTCGTGGACGGAGGCTGGCTGGCCGGCGTCAACGTGATCTGA
- a CDS encoding Zn-ribbon domain-containing OB-fold protein, with the protein MTDSVIDYLTPVIDEDGAPFWRYAAQGELRIQACASCDELRFPPRPCCPRCQSFHSTWRRMSGRGRIWSYVLPHPPLLPGYAEQAPYNAVVVELADAPRIRLVGNVVAAADAPLNSVAPERLGIGAPVRVAFTEAGGGVTVPRWLLER; encoded by the coding sequence ATGACAGATTCTGTTATCGACTATCTGACGCCTGTCATCGACGAAGACGGCGCACCCTTCTGGCGGTACGCCGCCCAAGGCGAGCTGCGCATCCAGGCCTGCGCCTCCTGCGACGAGCTGCGCTTCCCGCCCCGCCCCTGCTGCCCCCGCTGCCAGTCGTTCCACAGCACCTGGCGGCGCATGAGCGGCCGGGGGCGGATCTGGTCGTATGTGCTGCCCCATCCGCCGCTGCTTCCCGGCTACGCCGAGCAGGCCCCCTACAACGCGGTCGTCGTCGAACTCGCGGACGCCCCGCGCATCCGGCTGGTCGGCAACGTCGTGGCCGCCGCGGACGCCCCGCTGAACTCGGTCGCCCCGGAGCGGCTGGGCATCGGGGCGCCGGTGCGGGTCGCGTTCACGGAGGCGGGCGGCGGAGTGACCGTGCCGCGCTGGCTGCTGGAGCGCTGA
- a CDS encoding lipid-transfer protein, with protein sequence MATLKDATAIAGIGQTAFAKHLPESEKTLACRAILAALDDAGVSPAEVDAFASYTMEETDEVEIAKAIGAGDVTFFSKAGYGGGGSCATVAHLAAAVATGQANVGVAWRSRKRGSGPRPWKNTKAQLPTPGQWTRPFGLLRPADEIGMLTRRYMHEYGATRDHLFNVALACRNRANQNPAAVMYERPLTRETYMTSRWISEPLCLFDNCLETDGALACVVVGAGRARDCRHRPVYVHSVAQGLPAQHHGMVNYWNDDPLAGPAWTAARQLWKTADLGPQDIDVAQIYDAFTPLVPLSLEGYGFCGRGEGGPFTEGGALEIGGRLPLNTGGGGLGEAYVHGFNLINEGVKQLRGVSTAQVQGASTCLVTAGEGVPTSALVLRS encoded by the coding sequence ATGGCGACCCTGAAGGACGCGACCGCGATAGCCGGGATCGGCCAGACCGCCTTCGCGAAACACCTCCCCGAATCCGAGAAGACCCTGGCCTGCCGGGCGATCCTCGCCGCACTCGACGACGCCGGCGTGAGCCCCGCCGAGGTCGACGCCTTCGCCTCCTACACCATGGAGGAGACCGACGAGGTCGAGATCGCCAAGGCGATCGGCGCGGGAGACGTCACCTTCTTCAGCAAGGCCGGCTACGGCGGCGGCGGCTCCTGCGCGACCGTCGCCCACCTCGCCGCGGCCGTCGCCACCGGGCAGGCGAACGTCGGCGTCGCCTGGCGCTCCCGCAAACGCGGCTCGGGGCCGCGCCCCTGGAAGAACACCAAGGCCCAGCTGCCCACCCCGGGGCAGTGGACCCGGCCGTTCGGGCTGCTGCGCCCCGCCGACGAGATAGGCATGCTCACCCGGCGCTATATGCACGAGTACGGCGCCACCCGCGACCACCTCTTCAACGTCGCGCTGGCCTGCCGCAACCGCGCCAACCAGAACCCGGCGGCGGTCATGTACGAACGCCCGCTGACCCGGGAGACGTACATGACGTCGCGCTGGATCAGCGAACCCCTGTGCCTCTTCGACAACTGCCTGGAGACGGACGGGGCACTGGCCTGCGTCGTCGTCGGCGCCGGACGCGCCCGCGACTGCCGCCACCGCCCGGTCTACGTCCACTCCGTCGCCCAGGGCCTGCCTGCCCAGCACCACGGCATGGTCAACTACTGGAACGACGACCCGCTCGCCGGCCCCGCCTGGACCGCGGCCCGGCAGCTGTGGAAGACCGCCGACCTCGGACCGCAGGACATCGACGTCGCCCAGATCTACGACGCGTTCACCCCGCTCGTGCCGCTGTCGCTGGAGGGGTACGGCTTCTGCGGGCGCGGTGAGGGCGGGCCGTTCACCGAGGGGGGTGCGCTGGAGATCGGCGGCCGGCTGCCGCTCAACACCGGCGGCGGGGGGCTCGGCGAGGCATATGTCCACGGCTTCAACCTGATCAACGAGGGTGTGAAGCAGTTGCGCGGTGTTTCGACGGCGCAGGTACAGGGTGCGTCGACGTGCCTGGTGACGGCGGGCGAGGGAGTCCCGACTTCAGCGTTGGTTCTGAGGAGTTGA
- a CDS encoding FadD3 family acyl-CoA ligase, with translation MRGDLEWGSIPRLVRSAAERHGEREAVVEGRTRVSYAELGERVERAAAACIAAGVRQGDRVAVWAPNTLEWIVSALGAVTAGAVLVPLNTRFKGTEAAYVLARSRARLLFVTGTFLGTSYVASLRRAEVELPHLEQVVVLADAAPEDYRTWKDFLADGDAVPASLVRARADAVEPTAPSDIVFTSGTTGAPKGVVTTHAQTLRCFETWAELAGLREGDRYLIVNPFFHTFGYRAGIVASLTRGATMVPQPVFDADTVLANIASERISVLPGPPTLHQALLDHPARDAHDLSALRLVVTGAAVVPLRLVERLRQELRIATVLTAYGLSEASGIVTMCRRGDDPATIAATSGRAIPDTEVRVLAGPGEPGEVLVRGHNVMLGYFEDPVGTAEAVDAEGWLHTGDVGVLDEAGNLRITDRIKDMFVVGGFNAYPAEIEQLLGLHPDIADVAVVGVPDGRLGEVGRAYAVRRPGATLTADDLIAWSRREMANYKVPRSVEFVAELPRNASGKVLKTELRARAEARAR, from the coding sequence ATGCGCGGCGATCTGGAGTGGGGCTCCATCCCGAGGCTGGTGCGGAGTGCCGCGGAACGCCACGGCGAGCGGGAGGCCGTCGTCGAGGGCCGCACCCGGGTGAGCTACGCCGAACTGGGCGAACGCGTCGAACGCGCGGCCGCCGCCTGTATCGCCGCGGGCGTCCGGCAGGGGGACCGGGTGGCGGTCTGGGCGCCGAACACGCTCGAGTGGATCGTCTCGGCGCTGGGCGCGGTGACCGCCGGCGCGGTGCTCGTACCCCTCAACACCCGCTTCAAGGGCACCGAGGCCGCCTACGTCCTGGCCCGCTCCCGGGCGAGGCTGCTCTTTGTCACCGGCACGTTCCTGGGCACCTCCTACGTCGCCTCGCTGCGGCGTGCCGAGGTCGAACTCCCGCATCTGGAACAGGTGGTGGTGCTCGCCGACGCCGCACCCGAGGACTACCGGACATGGAAGGACTTCCTCGCGGACGGGGACGCGGTGCCGGCGTCCCTGGTGCGTGCACGGGCGGACGCGGTGGAGCCGACGGCCCCGTCGGACATCGTCTTCACCTCGGGTACCACGGGCGCACCGAAGGGGGTGGTGACCACCCATGCGCAGACACTGCGCTGCTTCGAGACCTGGGCCGAACTGGCCGGGCTCCGGGAGGGCGACCGCTATCTGATCGTGAACCCGTTCTTCCACACCTTCGGCTACAGGGCGGGGATCGTCGCCTCCCTGACGAGGGGCGCGACGATGGTGCCGCAGCCGGTGTTCGACGCGGACACGGTGCTCGCGAACATCGCCTCCGAGCGGATCTCCGTCCTCCCGGGCCCGCCGACGCTCCACCAGGCCCTGCTCGACCACCCGGCGCGGGACGCGCACGACCTGTCGGCACTGCGCCTGGTGGTGACGGGCGCGGCCGTGGTGCCGCTGCGCCTGGTCGAGCGGCTGCGGCAGGAGTTGCGTATCGCGACGGTGCTCACGGCCTACGGGCTGTCGGAGGCGTCCGGCATCGTGACGATGTGCCGTCGCGGCGACGACCCGGCCACGATCGCGGCGACGTCGGGGCGGGCCATCCCGGACACCGAGGTGCGGGTGCTCGCCGGGCCGGGGGAGCCGGGGGAGGTCCTGGTACGCGGACACAACGTGATGCTGGGCTACTTCGAGGACCCGGTGGGTACGGCGGAGGCGGTCGACGCGGAGGGCTGGCTGCACACGGGCGACGTGGGAGTCCTCGACGAGGCGGGGAACCTGCGGATCACCGACCGGATCAAGGACATGTTCGTCGTGGGCGGTTTCAACGCGTATCCGGCGGAGATCGAGCAACTCCTCGGCCTGCACCCGGACATCGCCGACGTGGCGGTGGTCGGCGTGCCGGACGGGCGGCTCGGCGAGGTGGGGAGGGCCTACGCGGTGCGCAGGCCGGGTGCCACGCTGACCGCGGACGACCTGATCGCCTGGTCGCGCCGGGAGATGGCGAACTACAAGGTGCCGCGGTCGGTGGAGTTCGTGGCGGAACTGCCGCGGAACGCGAGCGGGAAGGTGCTGAAGACGGAACTGCGGGCGCGCGCCGAAGCGCGCGCCCGCTGA